In Arthrobacter alpinus, a single window of DNA contains:
- a CDS encoding DedA family protein, whose translation MDFLHLIGQINVLIEHSASQWWVIPLVSLFCLIDGFFLFLPSETAIVALASIAAKSGEPNIWFLIMGASAGAIIGDNIAYFLGRKLGTTRFNWMRRPRGAKAFAWAGKELEKRGAMLIFTARYIPVGRIAVNFTAGATYFPWRRFVVLDAVAVVTWAGYSVAVGTFAGRWVHDNPLLGVGIAVAFAIVIGFAVDHAMKYLHHVLEKRGKLAPRPEPGLAAATAAARVRAQALAEEEAKFAAAVAAGSLVGPLAGPAGDDFTEATVPTVTSQAAAAVVPAKMATTPTAHETQRTGAGGV comes from the coding sequence GTGGATTTTTTGCATCTCATCGGTCAAATCAATGTATTGATCGAGCACTCGGCCTCCCAATGGTGGGTGATTCCGTTGGTCAGCTTGTTTTGCCTGATCGACGGTTTCTTCTTGTTCCTTCCCAGCGAGACTGCCATCGTGGCGTTGGCCTCCATCGCAGCCAAGAGCGGTGAGCCCAATATTTGGTTCCTCATTATGGGAGCGTCGGCGGGCGCCATCATTGGCGACAATATTGCCTACTTTCTGGGGCGCAAACTCGGAACAACGCGGTTCAACTGGATGCGCCGTCCTCGCGGCGCCAAAGCCTTTGCTTGGGCCGGCAAGGAATTGGAAAAGCGTGGTGCCATGCTGATCTTCACGGCCCGCTACATTCCGGTGGGCAGGATCGCCGTGAACTTTACGGCCGGCGCAACATACTTCCCGTGGCGCCGCTTTGTGGTGCTTGACGCCGTGGCCGTGGTGACCTGGGCAGGTTACTCCGTGGCGGTTGGCACCTTCGCCGGCCGCTGGGTGCACGACAACCCACTGCTTGGCGTGGGCATCGCGGTGGCCTTCGCAATAGTTATCGGCTTCGCGGTGGACCATGCCATGAAATATCTGCACCATGTTCTGGAAAAGCGTGGAAAGCTGGCACCACGCCCTGAGCCAGGACTGGCCGCAGCCACCGCTGCCGCTCGAGTGCGTGCGCAAGCGTTGGCCGAGGAAGAAGCCAAGTTTGCCGCTGCGGTTGCGGCAGGGTCACTGGTGGGGCCGCTGGCAGGACCGGCAGGCGATGACTTCACTGAAGCCACCGTGCCAACCGTAACGTCACAAGCAGCTGCGGCGGTTGTGCCGGCGAAAATGGCGACTACGCCAACAGCGCACGAGACGCAAAGGACTGGCGCGGGCGGGGTATAG
- a CDS encoding thymidine phosphorylase has product MNREAYAGPAFDAVDIIRVKRDKGTLSAEQIAWTIDAYTRGTIADEQMAALNMAILLNGMDRAEISQWTTAMINSGERMNFASLRTPAGTSMRTTDKHSTGGVGDKITLPLAPLVAVFGVAVPQLSGRGLGHTGGTLDKLEAIPGWRANLTNEEMMRQLSEVGAVICAAGAGLAPADKKLYALRDVTGTVEAIPLIASSIMSKKIAEGTGALVLDVKVGSGAFMKSVEMARELAQTMVALGKDAGVNTVALLTDMSTPLGLTAGNAIEVQESVEVLAGGGPEDVVELTVKLAEEMLAAAGIHDADPAAALKDGRAMDVWRRMISAQGGDPDAALPVARESETIYAPADGVVVGLDAMAVGVAAWRLGAGRARKEDIVQAGAGVRMHAKPGALVRAGEPLMTLLTDTPEKFGRAKEALEGAVTIAPEGSRPAIKLIIDRIS; this is encoded by the coding sequence ATGAACCGCGAAGCTTATGCAGGCCCTGCCTTTGACGCCGTAGACATCATCCGCGTCAAGCGGGACAAAGGCACGCTCAGTGCCGAGCAGATCGCCTGGACCATCGATGCCTACACCCGCGGAACAATTGCGGATGAGCAGATGGCGGCCCTGAACATGGCCATCTTGCTCAACGGCATGGACCGCGCCGAGATCTCGCAGTGGACCACTGCCATGATCAACTCGGGGGAGCGGATGAACTTCGCGAGCCTCCGCACGCCAGCGGGAACAAGCATGCGCACCACCGACAAGCACTCAACCGGCGGCGTGGGGGACAAGATCACTTTGCCGCTGGCACCCCTGGTGGCGGTTTTTGGTGTAGCCGTTCCCCAGCTTTCCGGCCGCGGTCTGGGCCACACCGGAGGAACGCTGGACAAGCTGGAAGCCATCCCCGGCTGGCGGGCCAATCTCACCAACGAAGAGATGATGCGCCAGCTCTCCGAGGTGGGAGCAGTCATCTGTGCCGCCGGTGCGGGGCTGGCCCCGGCCGATAAAAAACTCTATGCGCTCCGTGATGTCACCGGCACGGTTGAAGCCATTCCGCTGATTGCTTCCTCCATCATGAGCAAGAAAATTGCCGAAGGCACCGGCGCGTTGGTGCTGGACGTCAAGGTTGGCTCGGGCGCGTTCATGAAGAGCGTGGAAATGGCCAGGGAACTGGCCCAAACCATGGTGGCCTTGGGCAAGGATGCCGGGGTTAACACCGTGGCGCTGTTGACCGATATGTCCACGCCTCTCGGCCTGACGGCGGGTAACGCCATTGAAGTTCAGGAGTCCGTGGAAGTGCTCGCCGGCGGCGGTCCGGAAGACGTCGTCGAACTTACCGTGAAGCTGGCCGAAGAAATGCTGGCGGCCGCAGGCATCCACGACGCCGATCCTGCCGCGGCGCTCAAGGACGGCCGGGCCATGGATGTGTGGCGCCGGATGATCTCGGCACAGGGTGGCGATCCGGACGCTGCGTTGCCGGTTGCCAGGGAGTCCGAGACCATTTACGCGCCGGCCGACGGCGTGGTGGTGGGCTTGGATGCCATGGCCGTTGGTGTTGCCGCATGGCGCCTGGGGGCTGGCCGAGCCCGCAAGGAGGACATTGTTCAGGCCGGTGCCGGTGTGCGCATGCATGCCAAGCCGGGGGCCTTGGTACGTGCGGGTGAGCCGCTCATGACGTTGTTGACTGATACACCGGAGAAGTTTGGCCGGGCCAAGGAAGCACTCGAAGGTGCCGTCACGATTGCCCCCGAGGGCTCCCGCCCGGCAATAAAGTTGATCATCGATCGCATCAGCTAG
- a CDS encoding cytidine deaminase, with the protein MSTDMADAVWEPLRLAATAALANAYAPYSKFPVGAAARLQDGRIVAGCNVENASYGLTLCAECTMVGALRMSGGGLITEFYCVDGNGAILMPCGRCRQLLFEFSTAETRLMTSAGVKTMDEVLPDAFGPRDLDRITVAPAEGQGPDTGP; encoded by the coding sequence ATGAGCACTGACATGGCCGACGCCGTATGGGAACCCCTGCGGTTAGCCGCCACCGCGGCACTCGCCAACGCTTACGCACCGTATTCGAAGTTCCCGGTGGGTGCCGCGGCTCGGTTGCAGGACGGGCGCATTGTGGCCGGCTGCAACGTGGAGAACGCCAGCTACGGGCTCACCTTATGTGCCGAATGCACCATGGTTGGGGCCCTGCGGATGAGCGGCGGCGGGCTGATCACGGAGTTCTACTGTGTGGACGGAAACGGGGCCATCCTGATGCCCTGCGGTCGTTGCCGGCAGCTGCTCTTTGAATTCAGCACGGCCGAAACCCGCTTGATGACCTCAGCAGGAGTCAAAACCATGGATGAGGTGCTGCCCGACGCCTTTGGCCCGCGCGATTTGGACCGCATCACGGTTGCTCCAGCCGAAGGCCAGGGCCCCGACACCGGGCCCTAG
- a CDS encoding ABC transporter permease: MSIAAKTEPLKVSDAVAVRSWKIPILLGVLALFAVVVFIVLGPSGTATFRISQENDAWQVPNLVVPAKAVGVIVSVICLVLAYLAYNQTKTTGKIAKWVVLTFTVVFVIGMMVWIIGGTTTQNITLVGLFTGAMLITTPLVFGSMSGVLSERAGVVNIAIEGQLLAGAFTAALVSSITHNAFAGLFAAAIAGVLVSVLLALFSIKYVVNQIIVGVVLNVLVAGLTGFLFEKIMKTKVNGETIYNQPAHLPDLPIPFLSEIPIIGPTFFRQSLIGYFMIILVVALWFGLFRTRWGLRVRAVGEHPKAADTVGINVNRTRVLNVLAGGAVAGIGGAYFTLVAVSSFSKDMTGGLGFIALAALIFGRWNPIGAALAALLFGVAGNLQSILSLAGTPIDGQFLAMLPYALTILAVSGFVGKAMAPAADGEPYVKE, from the coding sequence ATGAGCATCGCAGCTAAGACTGAACCATTGAAGGTCTCCGACGCCGTTGCCGTCCGCAGCTGGAAGATCCCGATCCTGCTGGGCGTGCTGGCGCTCTTCGCCGTCGTCGTTTTCATTGTGCTGGGCCCTAGCGGCACGGCAACCTTCCGCATCTCCCAGGAGAACGATGCCTGGCAGGTCCCCAACCTGGTGGTCCCGGCGAAGGCCGTCGGTGTCATCGTTTCGGTGATCTGTCTGGTCCTCGCGTATCTGGCGTACAACCAGACCAAGACCACCGGCAAGATCGCCAAATGGGTGGTCTTGACGTTCACGGTGGTGTTCGTCATTGGCATGATGGTGTGGATCATTGGTGGCACCACTACACAGAACATCACCCTTGTTGGTTTGTTCACCGGTGCCATGCTCATCACCACCCCGTTGGTGTTTGGTTCCATGTCAGGTGTTCTCTCCGAGCGTGCCGGCGTGGTCAACATTGCCATTGAGGGCCAGCTGCTGGCCGGCGCTTTTACTGCCGCGCTGGTCTCCTCCATCACCCACAACGCCTTTGCGGGACTGTTTGCTGCCGCCATTGCCGGTGTGTTGGTGTCCGTGCTTCTGGCATTGTTCAGCATCAAGTACGTGGTCAACCAGATCATTGTTGGCGTGGTCCTGAACGTCCTTGTCGCCGGCCTGACAGGCTTCCTGTTCGAGAAAATCATGAAGACCAAGGTCAACGGCGAGACCATCTACAACCAGCCGGCGCATTTGCCGGATCTGCCGATTCCTTTCCTGTCAGAGATCCCCATCATTGGCCCAACCTTCTTCAGGCAGTCGCTGATTGGCTACTTCATGATCATCCTGGTCGTGGCGCTCTGGTTTGGCCTGTTCCGCACCCGTTGGGGCCTGCGAGTTCGCGCCGTGGGCGAGCACCCCAAGGCCGCCGACACTGTGGGCATTAACGTCAACCGGACCCGCGTGTTGAACGTGCTGGCCGGTGGCGCCGTTGCAGGTATTGGTGGCGCCTACTTCACACTGGTTGCCGTGAGCAGCTTCAGCAAGGACATGACAGGTGGTCTGGGATTCATCGCCTTGGCAGCACTGATCTTTGGGCGCTGGAACCCGATCGGGGCGGCCCTGGCCGCGCTGTTGTTTGGTGTGGCCGGAAACCTGCAGAGCATCCTCTCGCTGGCCGGAACCCCCATCGACGGCCAGTTCCTGGCCATGCTGCCCTACGCGTTGACCATCCTGGCCGTCTCCGGCTTTGTGGGCAAGGCCATGGCACCCGCCGCCGACGGCGAACCGTACGTGAAGGAATAG
- a CDS encoding ABC transporter permease: MTGAEGNKPAQESGGNPNATATPAKPPVPAKESNGTQLVREIMSGNAMISVLAVVVALVIGGILIAFTDPRVTSALGYFFGDPSATFKAIWAAISEAYGALLRGATYDPGARTWQGRLGIFETLTFATPLILSGLAVTLAFRVGLFNIGAKGQIILGATFAGVVGFLIELPPGIHLVAVVLAGAIGGALWGGIAGFLKAKTGAHEVIVTIMLNYIAVSLVLYLLKNQLRDPNSSNPISPRMHETAMFPLLLGPNYRLHWGLVVAVLAVVAVAWLLNRSTLGFEYRAIGANPRAARTAGMLVSRGYITVMLFSGALAGLAGVTQLAGTEKLLDSDIAGSIGFDAITVALLGRSRPWGTFFAAILFGAFKAGGTSMAINADVSIDIVAVVQSLIVLFIAAPPLIRSMFRIKELRREGV; the protein is encoded by the coding sequence ATGACCGGGGCAGAGGGAAACAAGCCGGCCCAGGAATCTGGCGGCAACCCCAACGCGACCGCAACACCGGCCAAACCGCCTGTGCCGGCGAAGGAAAGCAACGGCACGCAGCTAGTGCGCGAGATCATGAGCGGCAACGCCATGATTTCGGTACTGGCAGTGGTGGTAGCGCTTGTCATTGGCGGCATTCTCATCGCCTTCACCGACCCTCGCGTGACAAGCGCCTTGGGATACTTCTTCGGCGATCCCAGTGCAACGTTCAAGGCCATCTGGGCTGCCATTTCGGAAGCCTATGGAGCGCTTTTGCGAGGTGCCACCTATGATCCGGGTGCCCGCACCTGGCAGGGACGCTTGGGCATTTTTGAAACCCTGACCTTCGCCACCCCGCTGATCCTCTCCGGCCTGGCCGTGACGCTCGCCTTCCGCGTGGGCCTGTTTAACATTGGTGCCAAGGGGCAGATCATCCTCGGTGCCACCTTTGCCGGCGTCGTTGGTTTCTTGATTGAACTGCCTCCGGGCATCCACCTCGTGGCCGTGGTCCTCGCAGGTGCCATCGGTGGCGCGCTGTGGGGCGGCATCGCCGGTTTCCTCAAGGCCAAGACCGGTGCGCATGAGGTCATCGTGACCATCATGCTCAACTACATTGCCGTTTCGCTGGTGCTGTACCTGCTCAAGAACCAGCTTCGGGATCCCAATAGCAGCAACCCGATTAGCCCGCGCATGCACGAGACTGCCATGTTCCCGTTGCTGCTCGGTCCCAACTACCGCCTGCACTGGGGTCTCGTGGTGGCTGTTCTGGCAGTTGTTGCCGTTGCATGGCTGCTGAACCGTTCAACGCTCGGCTTCGAGTACCGTGCCATCGGTGCCAATCCCCGCGCTGCCCGCACGGCCGGCATGCTGGTGTCCCGCGGCTACATCACCGTCATGCTGTTCTCCGGCGCCTTGGCTGGTCTGGCCGGCGTCACCCAATTGGCTGGCACCGAGAAACTGTTGGATTCAGATATTGCCGGCAGCATCGGCTTCGACGCCATCACTGTGGCTCTGCTGGGACGTTCGCGGCCCTGGGGTACCTTCTTTGCGGCAATCCTGTTCGGCGCATTCAAGGCCGGTGGCACCTCGATGGCCATCAATGCTGACGTGTCCATCGACATCGTTGCCGTGGTGCAATCCTTGATTGTGCTGTTCATTGCCGCCCCTCCCTTGATTCGGTCCATGTTCCGAATCAAGGAACTTCGCCGTGAAGGAGTCTGA
- a CDS encoding ABC transporter ATP-binding protein, protein MKLELRGITKSFGALVANDHIDLVVESGQIHSLLGENGAGKSTLMNVLYGLYEPTSGEILVDDKPVKFSGPSDAMAAGIGMVHQHFMLVPVFTVAENVALGAESTSFGGVLNLEATRKKIREISDKFGFDVDPDALVEDLPVGVQQRVEIIKALVRNSKILILDEPTAVLTPQETDELMDIMGQLRDGGTSIVFISHKLREVKAISDTITVIRRGKVVGSADPNASTTELAALMVGRAVNLNLNKADAEPGEVTFKVSNLTVMSDAGVRLLDNVSMSVAQGEILAIAGVQGNGQTELTEAILGLRKHAVGSISLHGKELLGSSVRQILDSGVGFVPEDRQDDGLVGEMSIAENLILDLYKKAPYSRRGTMNRAVIAKNSVDKVAEFDVRAQSPQDAADTLSGGNQQKVVLARELARPLKLFIASQPTRGVDVGSIEFLHKRIVAERDAGTPVVIVSTELDEVLELADRIAVLFAGRLMGIVPGKSSRALLGLMMAGLNAEEAQEQMNTQDAENSKVEGEQP, encoded by the coding sequence TTGAAACTAGAACTTCGGGGCATCACCAAGAGCTTTGGTGCCCTGGTGGCGAACGACCACATCGACCTGGTGGTGGAATCCGGCCAGATCCATAGCCTCCTTGGCGAAAATGGTGCGGGCAAGTCCACCCTCATGAATGTCCTCTACGGGTTGTATGAACCCACCTCCGGCGAGATCCTTGTCGACGACAAACCCGTGAAATTCTCCGGGCCGTCGGACGCCATGGCAGCAGGAATCGGCATGGTGCACCAGCACTTCATGCTGGTACCTGTCTTTACCGTGGCGGAAAATGTTGCCCTCGGCGCCGAATCGACGTCCTTTGGCGGGGTTCTCAACCTTGAGGCGACACGCAAGAAGATTCGCGAGATCTCTGACAAGTTCGGATTCGATGTGGACCCGGACGCGCTCGTTGAAGATCTTCCCGTAGGCGTGCAGCAGCGAGTTGAAATCATCAAAGCGCTGGTGCGAAACTCCAAAATTTTGATCCTGGATGAGCCCACCGCCGTGCTCACACCTCAGGAAACCGACGAGCTGATGGACATTATGGGCCAGCTGCGTGACGGCGGCACCTCCATTGTCTTCATCTCCCACAAGCTGCGTGAGGTCAAGGCCATCTCGGACACCATCACGGTGATTCGTCGTGGCAAGGTGGTTGGCTCCGCCGATCCCAACGCCTCCACCACCGAGCTGGCAGCGTTGATGGTTGGCCGTGCCGTGAACCTGAACCTGAACAAGGCCGACGCCGAACCGGGGGAAGTCACCTTCAAGGTCTCCAACCTCACCGTTATGAGCGACGCCGGTGTGCGGCTCCTCGACAACGTCTCCATGAGCGTTGCTCAAGGTGAAATCCTGGCGATCGCTGGTGTGCAGGGCAACGGCCAGACCGAACTCACGGAAGCCATCTTGGGCTTGCGTAAGCATGCCGTTGGTTCCATCAGCCTGCACGGCAAGGAATTGTTGGGCAGCAGTGTCCGCCAGATTCTTGACTCCGGCGTTGGCTTTGTCCCCGAAGACCGTCAGGACGATGGCTTGGTTGGCGAAATGTCGATCGCCGAAAACCTGATCCTTGACCTGTACAAGAAGGCGCCGTACTCCCGGCGCGGCACCATGAACCGTGCCGTGATCGCCAAGAACAGCGTGGACAAGGTGGCCGAATTTGATGTCCGGGCACAGTCGCCCCAGGATGCAGCAGACACACTCTCTGGAGGAAACCAGCAGAAAGTGGTTTTGGCCCGTGAACTGGCCCGCCCACTTAAACTCTTCATCGCCTCACAGCCCACCCGTGGTGTGGATGTTGGTTCCATCGAGTTCCTGCACAAGCGGATTGTTGCCGAGCGCGATGCCGGCACGCCGGTGGTCATCGTCTCGACCGAACTGGACGAAGTACTTGAATTGGCCGATCGCATTGCCGTCCTTTTTGCAGGACGGCTCATGGGCATTGTCCCCGGAAAATCCAGCCGCGCATTGCTCGGTTTGATGATGGCCGGGCTGAACGCAGAAGAAGCACAGGAACAGATGAATACACAGGATGCAGAGAACTCCAAGGTTGAGGGGGAGCAGCCATGA